From the Ferrigenium kumadai genome, one window contains:
- the fliJ gene encoding flagellar export protein FliJ produces MTKPFTLQPLIDLTQHQNESATRKLGQLNQLQQSAQQKLDTLMEYRKDYQNRLQEATLGGMDPAQLRNFQHFINKLDEAINHQRKVVEQSKISTQIGRTEFDTTQRKLKSFDALQQRHFEAQKKIAEKAEQKMLDEHTGRMAAYKMNNPGNQTK; encoded by the coding sequence ATGACCAAGCCATTCACCTTGCAGCCCCTGATCGACCTGACGCAGCACCAGAACGAGTCTGCGACACGCAAGCTTGGCCAGTTGAACCAGTTGCAACAGAGCGCGCAGCAAAAGCTGGATACTTTGATGGAATACCGCAAGGACTACCAGAACCGCCTGCAGGAAGCCACCCTTGGCGGCATGGATCCGGCGCAGTTGCGCAATTTCCAGCACTTCATCAACAAGCTCGATGAAGCGATCAACCATCAGCGCAAGGTGGTCGAGCAAAGCAAGATATCGACGCAAATCGGCCGCACGGAATTCGACACGACGCAACGCAAGCTGAAATCGTTCGACGCGCTGCAGCAACGCCACTTCGAGGCTCAGAAGAAAATCGCCGAGAAGGCCGAGCAGAAAATGCTGGATGAACATACCGGCAGGATGGCGGCCTACAAGATGAACAATCCGGGAAACCAGACCAAGTGA
- the fliG gene encoding flagellar motor switch protein FliG, with amino-acid sequence MSNGVEKSAIFLMTLGESEAAEVLKYLEPKEVQKISAAMMTLKNLSREEIAQVFHDFLVSASSKTTIGMDSNDYIRSMLTKALGDDKAAGLLDRIMHNSDTSGIESLKWMDPGAVAEMIGNEHPQIIATILVHLEPDQAADILKMFSERTRNDVLLRISTLDGVQPVALRELNDVLGKLMSGSATGKKSLQGGVGAAAEILNYLGGTLESQVMENVRNFDPELAQKIEDKMFVFENMLDIDDRGIQLVLREVQSESLIVALKGASEELREKIFKNMSQRASEMMREDLEAKGPVKLSEVEANQKEILKIVRRLADEGQIALGSKGEEDAYV; translated from the coding sequence ATGAGTAACGGCGTCGAAAAAAGCGCGATCTTCCTGATGACGCTCGGCGAAAGCGAAGCCGCCGAAGTGCTGAAGTATCTCGAGCCCAAAGAGGTGCAGAAGATCAGCGCGGCCATGATGACGCTGAAAAATCTCAGCCGCGAAGAGATCGCCCAGGTGTTCCATGACTTCCTGGTTTCCGCGTCGAGCAAGACCACCATCGGCATGGACTCGAACGATTACATCCGCAGCATGCTCACCAAGGCACTGGGCGATGACAAGGCTGCCGGCTTGCTGGACCGCATCATGCACAACAGCGACACCAGCGGCATCGAGAGCCTTAAGTGGATGGACCCGGGTGCGGTAGCGGAAATGATCGGCAACGAGCATCCGCAGATCATCGCCACCATCCTGGTGCACCTGGAGCCTGACCAGGCAGCCGACATCCTCAAGATGTTCTCCGAGCGCACCCGCAACGATGTGCTGTTGCGCATTTCCACGCTGGACGGCGTGCAGCCCGTGGCCCTGCGCGAACTCAACGACGTGCTGGGCAAACTCATGTCTGGCAGCGCAACCGGCAAGAAGAGCCTGCAAGGCGGTGTCGGCGCCGCCGCTGAGATCCTCAATTATCTGGGCGGCACACTGGAATCCCAGGTCATGGAAAACGTGCGCAACTTCGACCCGGAGCTGGCACAGAAGATCGAGGACAAGATGTTCGTCTTCGAAAACATGCTGGATATCGACGATCGCGGCATCCAGCTCGTTTTGCGCGAAGTCCAGTCGGAGTCCCTGATCGTCGCGCTCAAGGGCGCCAGCGAAGAGTTACGCGAAAAGATCTTCAAGAACATGTCGCAACGCGCTTCCGAAATGATGCGCGAAGACCTCGAAGCCAAGGGACCGGTCAAGCTCAGCGAAGTCGAGGCCAACCAGAAGGAAATCCTCAAGATCGTGCGCCGCCTGGCCGACGAAGGCCAGATCGCGCTAGGCAGCAAGGGCGAGGAGGACGCTTATGTCTAA
- the fliE gene encoding flagellar hook-basal body complex protein FliE, whose product MNTSAVDNLLAQMRVAAAAAGLREPPQVAQTSKVDFANVLKSSLDGVAQTQSKSEEMQKAFVLGDDRVSLSDTMIAMQKASISFQTTVQVRNKVVQAYNDIMNMQV is encoded by the coding sequence ATGAACACTTCAGCAGTAGACAACTTGTTGGCGCAAATGCGCGTTGCAGCGGCGGCGGCTGGATTGCGCGAGCCCCCTCAAGTGGCGCAGACCAGCAAAGTGGACTTTGCCAACGTGCTGAAGTCCTCCCTCGATGGCGTCGCGCAGACGCAGTCCAAGTCGGAAGAGATGCAAAAGGCGTTCGTGCTGGGCGACGACCGGGTCAGCCTGAGCGACACCATGATTGCCATGCAAAAGGCCAGCATCAGTTTCCAGACCACCGTTCAGGTGCGCAACAAGGTCGTGCAGGCCTACAACGACATCATGAACATGCAGGTGTAG
- a CDS encoding flagellar assembly protein FliH, with protein MSNSVIIPKEQLTAFERWELASFDPHAGHKQAEAQQAAALATVAELENLRQQAHDEGYTQGREAGYAEGIQQARNEAAQMHTLMQNLQTALNEVDEQVAQSLLDLSLEVARQMVRETLHTKPEVILKIVSDAISGLPHFNQNAHLILHPDDAALVQEHMGEQLAHAGWKIFTDTKIERGGCRVETAHSRVDGTTEARWKRIVESIGQDKSWRA; from the coding sequence ATGTCTAACAGCGTCATCATCCCCAAGGAACAACTGACCGCATTCGAGCGCTGGGAGCTGGCTTCGTTCGACCCGCATGCCGGCCACAAACAGGCAGAGGCGCAACAAGCTGCCGCACTCGCCACCGTCGCCGAACTGGAGAACCTCCGCCAGCAAGCCCATGACGAAGGATATACCCAGGGGCGCGAAGCGGGCTATGCCGAGGGCATCCAGCAGGCACGCAACGAAGCGGCTCAAATGCACACGCTGATGCAGAATCTGCAGACCGCGCTCAACGAAGTGGATGAGCAGGTGGCGCAGTCGCTGCTCGACCTGTCGCTGGAAGTCGCCCGCCAGATGGTGCGCGAGACGCTGCATACCAAGCCGGAAGTCATCCTGAAGATCGTCAGCGACGCGATCAGCGGCCTGCCGCACTTCAACCAGAACGCCCATCTGATCCTGCATCCGGACGATGCTGCACTGGTGCAAGAACACATGGGAGAGCAACTGGCGCACGCCGGCTGGAAGATCTTCACCGATACAAAGATCGAGCGCGGCGGATGCCGCGTCGAAACCGCGCACAGCCGCGTGGACGGCACCACGGAAGCGCGCTGGAAGCGCATCGTCGAATCGATCGGGCAGGACAAATCATGGCGAGCCTGA
- a CDS encoding flagellar brake protein has translation MEKDIPLKIEIFSSEDDDKHRITSAKEIEFILHKIAEKESRVALYYGNSNEFILVTLLGVDNKGLWLEQSPNEADNRRVIESKRLIFVSSHQQVKVQFTAHQAGSVEYRGYPSFYLPLPDHIYRLQRREYYRLSTPVSSPLRCIIPMGRTPARKPCEVTVMDISGGGVGLTCSETDIDLVPGEIYPDCRIDLPEVGTIYATIEVKSLAVLTSPSGRTHKRAGCEFKNLDGQSTILLQRYVTNMQRERSKTQ, from the coding sequence ATGGAAAAAGACATTCCTCTAAAAATCGAGATATTTTCCAGCGAGGATGACGACAAACACCGCATCACTTCCGCCAAAGAAATCGAGTTCATCCTGCACAAGATCGCAGAGAAAGAGTCTCGTGTCGCACTTTATTACGGCAACTCGAACGAGTTCATCCTGGTCACGCTGCTGGGTGTCGACAACAAGGGCTTGTGGCTGGAACAGAGTCCGAATGAAGCAGACAACCGGCGCGTTATCGAAAGCAAAAGGCTGATATTTGTCAGCTCTCACCAGCAGGTCAAGGTGCAGTTCACCGCCCATCAGGCCGGCAGCGTGGAATATCGAGGCTATCCCTCCTTCTATCTCCCCCTGCCGGATCACATTTACCGTCTGCAGCGGCGCGAATACTACCGGCTCTCGACCCCGGTGAGTTCGCCGTTGCGCTGCATCATCCCGATGGGCAGGACGCCCGCCAGGAAACCATGCGAGGTCACCGTCATGGATATCAGCGGCGGCGGGGTGGGCTTGACCTGCTCGGAAACGGACATCGACCTGGTTCCCGGTGAAATCTATCCGGATTGCAGGATCGACTTGCCAGAAGTGGGCACGATTTACGCAACGATAGAAGTAAAAAGCCTGGCGGTGCTGACCTCGCCATCGGGACGAACGCACAAGCGCGCCGGCTGCGAATTCAAGAACCTCGACGGCCAGTCCACCATCTTGCTGCAGCGTTATGTCACGAACATGCAGCGCGAGCGAAGCAAAACCCAGTAA
- the fliS gene encoding flagellar export chaperone FliS: MKTTAAIKAYAKVGVESGVTAADPHKLISMLYQGALQAITNAKSSIMRKDIPAKGAAISKAILIIEDGLKACLDKDVGGELAHNLASLYDYMASRLLTANMNNDIAALDEVTRLLTDLKGAWDSIRPGSAAPAAAPVAAAPLPAAASNKVQLTYGRM; this comes from the coding sequence ATGAAGACAACCGCAGCCATCAAGGCCTATGCAAAAGTCGGCGTCGAATCAGGCGTAACTGCTGCTGACCCGCACAAGCTGATTTCGATGTTGTATCAGGGCGCACTGCAAGCGATCACCAACGCCAAGAGCAGCATCATGCGCAAGGATATCCCCGCCAAGGGTGCGGCGATTTCCAAGGCCATTCTGATCATCGAAGATGGGTTGAAGGCCTGTCTGGACAAGGACGTAGGCGGCGAGCTGGCCCACAATCTGGCTTCGCTGTACGACTACATGGCCTCGCGCCTGCTGACCGCGAACATGAACAATGACATCGCCGCACTGGATGAGGTGACCCGTTTGCTGACCGACCTGAAAGGTGCCTGGGACAGCATCCGCCCGGGTAGCGCAGCTCCGGCGGCTGCACCCGTCGCAGCCGCCCCGCTGCCGGCGGCGGCAAGCAACAAAGTTCAACTGACCTATGGAAGAATGTAA
- the fliF gene encoding flagellar basal-body MS-ring/collar protein FliF has protein sequence MAEQEKKTASLLDQLTLQQKLGLAVGVAALFALLAGLWMWGKTPDYRVLYSNLSDRDGGAIIDSLTQMNIPYKFAEGGGALLVPSDKVHEARLKLASQGLPKGGNVGFELMENQRFGITQFAEQVNYQRALEGELARSVQSIGAVAAARVHLAIPKPSVFVKEQQKPSASVVLSLQGGRTLDSAQVSAIVHLISSSVPEMSAKDVTVVDQNGTLLSASHDGNLNGGLDANQLKYVQQIEQDYIKRIESLLTPFLGPNNLRAQVAADIDFSRTEQTAEIFKPNQDPAESTIRSKQSSESMNGTGLNATGVPGALTNQPPVPATAPIVAGGPASGVEAANAGVSNMQKDSTVNYEVDRTIRHTVLPVGSIKRLSVAVVVNANRKVTDAKGKTSSKPLTDQEKEQINNLIRDAIGFDQTRGDSLNVQVAAFTESKETVEELPFWERADVIELAKELLKYGLIAAVMFLVIFRIIKPAFQSLLTPSSRTGGFEAVVEGGEGEQAGGGVSYSPTVPSYEQTLQTARQIAQQEPKIVASVIKEWVGE, from the coding sequence ATGGCTGAACAGGAAAAGAAGACAGCAAGCCTCCTCGACCAACTCACCCTCCAGCAGAAGTTGGGGTTGGCGGTTGGCGTTGCGGCGTTGTTTGCCCTTCTCGCCGGCCTGTGGATGTGGGGCAAGACGCCGGATTACCGCGTCCTCTACAGCAACCTGTCCGACCGTGACGGCGGGGCCATCATCGACTCGCTGACACAGATGAACATCCCCTACAAGTTCGCCGAAGGCGGCGGAGCGCTGCTGGTCCCTTCCGACAAAGTACACGAGGCCCGCCTCAAACTCGCTTCGCAAGGCCTGCCCAAGGGCGGTAATGTCGGTTTCGAGCTGATGGAGAACCAGCGCTTCGGCATCACGCAGTTCGCCGAACAAGTCAATTACCAGCGGGCGCTGGAAGGCGAGCTGGCGCGCTCGGTGCAAAGCATCGGCGCAGTGGCCGCCGCCCGCGTCCACCTGGCCATTCCCAAGCCCAGCGTGTTCGTCAAGGAACAGCAGAAGCCCAGCGCATCCGTGGTACTCAGCCTGCAAGGAGGCAGAACGCTCGATTCCGCCCAGGTCAGCGCGATCGTGCACCTGATTTCGAGCAGCGTGCCGGAAATGTCCGCCAAGGACGTGACCGTAGTGGACCAGAACGGCACCCTGCTGAGCGCCAGCCATGACGGCAACCTCAATGGGGGGCTGGATGCCAACCAGCTCAAGTACGTCCAGCAGATCGAGCAAGACTACATCAAGCGCATCGAGTCGTTGCTGACCCCGTTCCTCGGCCCCAACAATTTGCGTGCCCAAGTGGCAGCCGACATCGATTTCTCGCGCACCGAGCAGACCGCCGAGATCTTCAAACCGAACCAGGATCCGGCCGAAAGCACGATCCGCAGCAAGCAAAGCTCCGAGTCGATGAACGGCACCGGACTCAATGCCACTGGCGTTCCCGGCGCATTGACCAACCAGCCACCGGTACCGGCAACCGCGCCTATCGTCGCCGGCGGTCCGGCAAGCGGTGTTGAAGCGGCAAACGCCGGCGTCTCCAACATGCAAAAGGACTCCACGGTCAACTATGAGGTCGACCGCACCATACGCCACACGGTCTTGCCGGTCGGTTCGATCAAGCGCCTGTCCGTCGCGGTGGTGGTGAACGCCAACCGCAAGGTCACCGACGCCAAGGGCAAGACCAGCAGCAAGCCATTGACCGATCAGGAGAAAGAGCAAATCAACAACCTGATCCGGGATGCCATTGGCTTCGACCAGACTCGCGGCGACAGCCTGAACGTGCAGGTAGCCGCCTTTACCGAAAGCAAGGAAACCGTCGAAGAACTTCCCTTCTGGGAACGAGCCGATGTGATCGAACTTGCGAAGGAGTTGCTCAAATATGGGTTGATTGCGGCGGTGATGTTCCTCGTCATCTTCCGCATCATCAAGCCGGCATTCCAGTCGCTGCTGACTCCTTCGAGCCGCACCGGCGGTTTCGAGGCCGTCGTCGAAGGTGGTGAAGGAGAACAAGCCGGAGGGGGGGTAAGTTATAGCCCCACCGTTCCGTCATATGAGCAGACTCTTCAAACTGCGCGGCAGATCGCCCAGCAGGAGCCCAAGATCGTCGCCAGCGTGATCAAGGAATGGGTGGGCGAATGA
- a CDS encoding flagellar hook-length control protein FliK, whose amino-acid sequence MTNLPITSNSPQSAGNITNTALANSAPDDAQTAAGPGGADPFAALLARQIGGADSALLNLAQISIAANAADSNATANGKKDAQDPAAITADAGAPSDAANSVMAMLLQIPQEIRTPATQEATGNAALQPTGKNNTATPDIAMIKTASRGDAQPGGPANMSLGKTDMTAANQPITPDALVKDMVKQAELPVSLTTPAPANAAQAIAPSVLAAAMPNMQPGKVGDNPQTIATPLGNSGWADDFSQKITWMSTQQNQVAELHLNPPDLGPLDVVLKISDSQATALFTSPHGAVREAVENALPKLREMLADNGITLGNTTVSDQAPRDRDTQGFMGQGSGTAAQQGGGGSAARLEGASTAAAQVATVRRHNGMVDTFA is encoded by the coding sequence ATGACTAACCTGCCGATCACCAGCAACAGTCCCCAGTCCGCCGGGAATATCACGAACACGGCGCTGGCAAACAGTGCGCCTGACGATGCCCAGACTGCGGCAGGTCCAGGGGGTGCCGACCCGTTTGCAGCCTTGCTCGCGCGGCAGATCGGCGGAGCCGACTCCGCCTTGCTGAACCTTGCGCAAATCTCCATCGCCGCCAACGCGGCGGACAGCAACGCAACGGCGAACGGCAAGAAGGATGCGCAAGATCCGGCAGCCATCACCGCCGATGCCGGTGCGCCGAGCGATGCGGCGAACTCGGTGATGGCCATGCTGCTGCAAATCCCTCAGGAGATACGCACCCCGGCCACCCAGGAAGCGACAGGCAATGCAGCGCTGCAGCCAACCGGCAAGAACAATACGGCGACGCCCGACATCGCCATGATTAAAACGGCTTCCCGCGGCGATGCACAGCCGGGTGGCCCGGCGAACATGTCATTGGGCAAGACGGATATGACCGCAGCCAACCAGCCAATCACCCCGGACGCCTTGGTTAAGGATATGGTTAAGCAGGCTGAGTTGCCGGTCAGCCTGACGACACCAGCCCCGGCCAATGCGGCCCAGGCGATCGCGCCATCGGTGCTGGCCGCCGCCATGCCCAACATGCAGCCCGGCAAGGTCGGCGATAACCCGCAGACCATCGCCACTCCTCTGGGCAACAGCGGCTGGGCAGACGATTTTTCGCAGAAGATCACCTGGATGAGCACCCAGCAAAACCAGGTTGCGGAGCTGCACTTGAATCCGCCGGATCTGGGCCCGCTGGATGTGGTGTTGAAGATTTCCGACAGCCAGGCCACGGCCCTGTTTACCTCGCCGCATGGAGCTGTACGCGAGGCGGTGGAGAATGCCCTGCCTAAACTCCGTGAAATGCTGGCCGATAACGGCATTACGCTGGGCAATACCACCGTCAGCGACCAGGCGCCTCGCGACCGCGATACGCAAGGCTTCATGGGCCAGGGTTCCGGCACGGCAGCGCAGCAAGGTGGCGGGGGAAGCGCCGCCCGATTGGAAGGAGCATCGACGGCAGCCGCACAGGTCGCAACTGTGCGCCGCCACAACGGGATGGTGGACACTTTCGCCTGA
- the fliI gene encoding flagellar protein export ATPase FliI: protein MPSPNTRWQNLLKDGKEYVADCNTLPTSGHLTKVTGLVMEAVGLQMPVGSTCAIHLPNNTIEAEVVGFAGERLFLMPEHDVYGLVPGARVTPVEPSRHLTLDSKRKAPRRRVSDLAKHLPVGNMLLGRVVDGTGKPLDQLGPLVEAESAPLQSRPFNPLERAPIDTALDVGVRAINSMLTVGRGQRMGLFAGSGVGKSVLLGMMARYTNADITVVGLIGERGREVKEFINDILGKEGMARSVVVAAPADTSPLVRLQGAAYATTIAEYFRDQGKNVLLIMDSLTRYAMAQREIALAVGEPPATKGYPPSVFAKLPQLVERAGNGLEGSGSITAFYTVLTEGDDQQDPIADSARAILDGHIVLSRRLVEQGHYPAIDIEASISRVMSHLASPEHMAIVQRFKHMYAHYQRNRDLISVGAYVSGSDPLLDEAIRIYPRMEQFLKQGMFQRETYQSSIEQLGALFAPEA, encoded by the coding sequence ATGCCATCCCCAAACACAAGGTGGCAGAACCTCCTCAAGGACGGCAAGGAATATGTCGCCGACTGCAACACCCTGCCCACCAGCGGCCATCTCACCAAGGTGACCGGCCTGGTGATGGAGGCGGTCGGCCTGCAAATGCCCGTCGGCAGCACCTGCGCGATCCATCTGCCGAACAACACGATCGAGGCCGAGGTCGTCGGCTTCGCCGGGGAAAGACTGTTCCTGATGCCGGAACATGACGTGTACGGCCTGGTGCCCGGCGCACGCGTGACGCCGGTCGAACCTTCCCGCCACCTGACGCTGGACAGCAAGCGCAAAGCGCCGCGCCGCCGGGTCTCGGACCTGGCCAAACATCTGCCGGTCGGCAACATGCTGCTGGGCCGCGTGGTGGACGGCACAGGCAAGCCGCTCGACCAGCTCGGGCCTTTGGTAGAGGCCGAATCGGCTCCATTGCAAAGCCGCCCGTTCAACCCGCTGGAGCGCGCGCCCATCGATACCGCACTGGATGTCGGGGTGCGCGCGATCAACAGCATGCTGACCGTAGGCCGCGGCCAGCGCATGGGCCTGTTCGCCGGCTCAGGCGTCGGCAAGAGCGTGCTGCTCGGCATGATGGCTCGCTACACCAATGCCGACATCACCGTGGTCGGCCTGATCGGCGAACGCGGCCGCGAGGTCAAGGAATTCATCAACGACATCCTCGGCAAGGAAGGCATGGCCCGCTCGGTGGTCGTCGCCGCCCCGGCAGACACCTCGCCGCTGGTGCGCCTGCAAGGCGCAGCCTATGCCACCACCATCGCCGAGTATTTCCGCGACCAGGGCAAGAACGTCCTGCTGATCATGGATTCGCTCACCCGCTACGCCATGGCGCAACGCGAGATCGCGCTGGCTGTCGGTGAACCGCCAGCAACCAAGGGTTATCCGCCTTCCGTGTTCGCCAAGCTACCGCAACTGGTGGAACGGGCCGGCAACGGTCTGGAAGGCAGCGGCTCGATCACCGCTTTCTACACCGTGCTAACTGAAGGCGACGACCAGCAGGACCCGATCGCCGACAGCGCACGCGCCATTCTGGACGGCCACATCGTGTTGTCGCGGCGACTGGTTGAACAGGGGCATTACCCGGCGATCGACATCGAGGCCTCGATCAGCCGGGTGATGTCTCATCTGGCATCGCCGGAACACATGGCCATCGTGCAGCGCTTCAAGCACATGTATGCCCACTATCAACGCAACCGCGACCTGATCAGCGTCGGCGCCTATGTCAGCGGCAGCGATCCGCTGCTGGACGAGGCCATCAGGATTTACCCGAGAATGGAACAGTTCCTGAAACAGGGCATGTTCCAGCGCGAGACCTACCAGTCCAGCATCGAACAACTTGGCGCGCTATTCGCGCCGGAAGCATAA
- a CDS encoding flagellar protein FliT — protein MSASQVISNYESLSAITTRMRDAAVHGEWDTLADLEQQCSRHVATMKPADAATTLDETSRQRKIQLIKKILADDAEIRNHTEAWMGQLQRIMQSNRQEQRLHQAYGA, from the coding sequence ATGAGCGCCTCGCAAGTCATCAGCAATTACGAGTCGCTGTCCGCCATCACCACACGGATGCGCGATGCGGCCGTACACGGCGAATGGGATACGCTGGCCGATCTCGAGCAGCAGTGCAGCCGGCATGTTGCCACCATGAAGCCGGCGGATGCTGCGACTACGCTGGACGAAACCTCGCGGCAGCGTAAAATCCAGCTCATCAAAAAAATCCTCGCCGACGATGCCGAGATCCGCAACCATACCGAAGCATGGATGGGACAATTGCAACGCATCATGCAAAGCAATCGCCAGGAGCAGCGTTTGCATCAGGCATACGGCGCCTAG
- a CDS encoding flagellar hook-length control protein FliK translates to MLPANLISALRVLSRSDKPLVAGATDAPAAIAKVELGQKLQASVQSEIGQGIFKVQIAGQSIQMRLPENIKSGDVLELEVIATQPRITFRMAASTNPLSTPEQIGGTARLLSNLTERPLERPVVQQLGSKAVWPAEQQVPDTKQLAGALREALANSGLFYESHQAQWVRGERSTAQLLVEPQNQLTGKQSILTEPNQPSPQEPTTTQSSQPTKVSGDTGLPIAKELLPLVQQQLHTLETHQLTWIGQVWPGQEMQWEIQGQPEHQAPRQQSEREWSTEMELALPRLGDVHARLVFAESGLRMTLHAADAGTIELFNRALPQLRNALADAGIPLTSALVEKP, encoded by the coding sequence ATGCTGCCAGCGAATCTGATTAGCGCACTTCGAGTCCTTTCCCGCTCGGACAAACCTCTGGTTGCGGGAGCTACCGATGCGCCCGCAGCCATCGCCAAGGTCGAGCTTGGACAGAAGTTGCAGGCCTCGGTCCAGTCGGAAATCGGCCAAGGCATATTCAAGGTCCAGATCGCCGGACAATCCATTCAGATGCGGCTGCCGGAGAACATCAAGAGCGGCGATGTGCTGGAACTCGAGGTGATTGCAACCCAGCCCCGTATCACCTTCCGCATGGCCGCGTCGACCAATCCGCTCTCCACTCCCGAGCAGATCGGCGGCACGGCACGCCTGCTTTCCAACCTCACCGAACGCCCGCTGGAACGGCCTGTCGTTCAGCAACTCGGCAGCAAGGCTGTTTGGCCGGCTGAGCAGCAGGTACCGGACACCAAACAGCTTGCCGGTGCATTGCGCGAAGCGCTCGCCAACAGCGGCCTGTTTTACGAATCGCACCAGGCGCAATGGGTACGCGGAGAACGCAGCACGGCGCAATTGCTGGTCGAGCCGCAAAACCAGCTCACCGGCAAGCAGTCTATTTTGACCGAGCCCAATCAACCGTCGCCCCAGGAGCCGACAACGACTCAGTCCTCCCAGCCGACCAAGGTTTCCGGCGATACCGGCCTGCCCATCGCCAAGGAATTGCTGCCACTGGTTCAGCAACAACTGCACACACTGGAAACGCACCAGCTCACCTGGATCGGGCAAGTCTGGCCGGGACAGGAGATGCAGTGGGAGATACAAGGACAGCCGGAACACCAGGCTCCCCGGCAGCAGAGCGAGCGCGAGTGGAGCACCGAAATGGAACTGGCCCTGCCCAGACTGGGCGATGTCCATGCCCGGCTGGTCTTCGCCGAGAGCGGATTGAGGATGACGCTGCATGCTGCCGACGCCGGCACCATCGAGTTGTTCAACCGCGCCCTGCCCCAGCTCAGGAACGCACTGGCCGATGCCGGCATTCCTCTGACCTCCGCCTTGGTGGAAAAACCGTGA
- a CDS encoding EscU/YscU/HrcU family type III secretion system export apparatus switch protein translates to MKRPPLTPQQTAVALSYGQNQGAPKVVAKGRGLIAQAIIERAKQHGVYVHESEDLVGLLMKVELDQEIPPQLYLAVAELLAWLYRLEHPNTPAIPPFVKP, encoded by the coding sequence GTGAAGCGCCCCCCGCTCACTCCGCAACAAACCGCCGTCGCGCTAAGCTACGGCCAGAACCAAGGGGCGCCCAAGGTGGTGGCGAAAGGACGCGGACTGATCGCACAGGCGATCATCGAGCGCGCCAAGCAACACGGCGTTTATGTACATGAATCCGAGGATTTGGTCGGATTGTTGATGAAAGTCGAACTCGACCAGGAAATCCCCCCGCAACTCTACCTCGCGGTGGCCGAACTGCTTGCCTGGCTATATCGCCTGGAGCACCCCAACACCCCCGCTATTCCGCCTTTTGTAAAACCGTAA